In Arthrobacter sp. B3I4, the following proteins share a genomic window:
- a CDS encoding DMT family transporter yields MATTAQTGSPATKTPLRPGQISGLGIAAVIVTVVLWASAFVGIRAVGPSFSPGPLTLGRLAVAAVALGLVVLPKFRAASLPRGREWWPILAYGVMWFGGYNVALNAAEHLLDAGTAALLINVNPILVAVMAGIILKEGFPRWLIIGSLVAFSGVAVIALGSGQRSPADVAGVLLCLLAAALAAVSVIVQKPVLRKLPAAQATWFGILVGTLCCLPFSGQLVTELQAAPLPATLGLVYLGVFPTAIAFTTWAYALSLIDAGRLAATTYLVPGTTILISWLLLGEIPTIWGLVGGVICLAGVALTRRGSGSRSGSRPRKASKQSSVSGTPPEPGA; encoded by the coding sequence ATGGCAACAACGGCCCAGACGGGCTCCCCCGCAACAAAAACGCCCCTCCGGCCCGGACAAATCAGCGGGCTCGGCATCGCCGCAGTCATCGTCACTGTCGTACTCTGGGCCTCCGCCTTCGTGGGCATCCGCGCAGTCGGGCCCAGCTTCTCCCCCGGCCCGCTGACCCTGGGCCGGCTCGCCGTGGCGGCCGTCGCCCTGGGGCTCGTGGTGCTGCCCAAGTTCCGCGCAGCGAGCCTCCCCCGGGGCCGCGAGTGGTGGCCCATCCTGGCCTATGGCGTGATGTGGTTCGGCGGCTACAACGTCGCGCTGAACGCCGCCGAACATCTGCTCGACGCCGGCACCGCAGCGCTGCTGATCAACGTCAACCCCATCCTCGTCGCCGTGATGGCCGGCATCATCCTCAAGGAGGGCTTCCCGCGCTGGCTGATCATCGGGAGCCTGGTGGCGTTCAGCGGCGTCGCCGTCATTGCGCTCGGCTCCGGCCAGCGGTCACCGGCCGACGTAGCCGGCGTGCTGCTCTGCCTACTCGCCGCCGCCCTCGCAGCGGTGAGCGTCATCGTGCAGAAACCGGTGCTCCGCAAACTTCCCGCCGCGCAGGCCACCTGGTTCGGCATCCTCGTGGGCACGCTGTGCTGCCTGCCCTTCAGCGGCCAGCTGGTCACCGAACTGCAGGCAGCCCCGCTGCCCGCAACGCTGGGACTGGTCTACCTCGGCGTCTTCCCCACCGCCATCGCGTTCACCACGTGGGCTTACGCCCTCTCGCTGATCGACGCCGGACGGCTCGCCGCCACCACGTACCTGGTGCCGGGCACCACGATCCTGATTTCCTGGCTGCTGCTTGGCGAGATCCCCACCATCTGGGGCCTGGTCGGCGGGGTCATCTGCCTCGCCGGCGTCGCGCTGACCCGGCGTGGATCAGGCTCCCGCTCCGGCTCCCGGCCAAGGAAGGCATCGAAGCAAAGCTCGGTATCGGGCACCCCCCCAGAGCCCGGGGCATAG
- a CDS encoding metallopeptidase family protein: MPSGNDDGAAPGGPFPMSEDEFEAAVGDALARIPQELANTMNNVAVFIEDDYIPQPDEDPDTVLLGLYEGVPLTERDSWWDAGSLPDRITIYRKPILDLCASREDVVEEVTVTVVHEIAHHFGISDDRLHELGWG, translated from the coding sequence GTGCCAAGCGGAAACGACGACGGCGCGGCCCCCGGCGGCCCCTTTCCGATGTCCGAGGACGAGTTCGAAGCCGCGGTGGGGGATGCGCTGGCCCGGATCCCGCAGGAACTGGCCAACACGATGAACAACGTGGCCGTCTTTATCGAGGACGACTACATTCCGCAGCCCGACGAGGACCCGGACACCGTGCTGCTGGGCCTGTACGAGGGCGTGCCGCTGACCGAGCGGGATTCATGGTGGGACGCCGGCTCGCTGCCGGACCGGATCACCATCTACCGGAAACCGATCCTGGACCTCTGCGCGTCGCGCGAGGACGTGGTCGAGGAGGTAACAGTCACGGTGGTGCACGAGATCGCCCACCACTTCGGTATCAGCGACGATCGGCTGCACGAACTCGGCTGGGGCTAG